From a region of the Pleuronectes platessa chromosome 22, fPlePla1.1, whole genome shotgun sequence genome:
- the nampt1 gene encoding nicotinamide phosphoribosyltransferase — protein sequence MEHRDNGFNILLATDSYKVTHYKQYPPNTSKVYSYFECRETRTDPAKSRKVKYDKTVFYGLQYILFKYLKGKVVTPAKIQEAKEVYREHFQDDVFNEKGWTYILEKYNGHLPIEIKAVPEGSVIPRGNVLFTVESTDPECYWLTNWVETILVQIWYPITVATNSREQKKILAKYLLETSGNLERLEYKLHDFGYRGVSSQETAGIGASAHLVNFKGTDTVAGIGVIKKFYGTKDPVPGFSVPAAEHSTITAWGKDHEKDAFEHIITQFPNVPVSIVSDSYDIYNACEKIWGEDLRSLIVKRSADAPLVVRPDSGDPLDTVLKVLEILGKKFPPTENSKGYKVLPPYIRVIQGDGVDINTLQEIVEGMKQHRWSIENISFGSGGALLQKLTRDLLNCSFKCSYVVTNGLGVNVFKDPVADPNKRSKKGRLSLHRTQSGDFVTMEEGKGDLEEYGVDLLHTVFQNGKIVKTYTFDEVRDNAKLKEKELEELLF from the exons GTAACGCATTACAAACAGTATCCTCCCAACACGAGTAAAGTGTACTCCTACTTCGAGTGCCGTGAGACGAGGACGGACCCAGCCAAGAGCAGAAAAGTCAAATATGACAAAACCGTCTTCTACGGCCTGCAGTACATCCTCTTTAAGTACCTGAAAG GAAAGGTTGTGACTCCGGCGAAGATCCAGGAGGCAAAGGAGGTTTACAGAGAACACTTCCAGGATGACGTTTTCAACGAGAAAGGCTGGACTTACATTTTGGAG AAATACAATGGACACCTGCCCATCGAAATCAAGGCGGTACCAGAGGGCAGTGTGATTCCCCGAGGCAACGTCTTGTTCACTGTTGAGAGCACAGATCCTGAGTGCTACTGGCTCACTAACTGGGTGGAG ACAATCCTGGTTCAGATCTGGTATCCCATCACTGTGGCAACCAACTCcagagagcagaagaagatCCTGGCCAAGTACCTCTTAGAGACGTCTGGGAACCTGGAGAGACTCGAGTATAAACTACATGACTTTGGCTACAGGGGCGTCTCATCCCAAGAG ACTGCAGGCATAGGGGCCTCAGCCCATCTGGTGAACTTCAAGGGCACCGACACGGTCGCGGGCATCGGAGTCATTAAGAAGTTCTACGGCACCAAGGACCCTGTGCCAGGCTTCTCAGTGcctgctgcagaacacag CACCATCACAGCGTGGGGAAAGGACCATGAGAAAGACGCCTTTGAGCACATCATCACGCAGTTCCCCAACGTGCCCGTGTCCATAGTCAGCGACAGCTATGACATCTACAATGCCTGCGAGAAGATCTGGGGAGAAGACCTGCGGAGTCTGATAGTGAAGCGCAGCGCGGACGCTCCGCTGGTCGTTCGACCAGACTCAGGAGACCCACTCGATACGGTTCTGAAG GTTTTGGAGATCCTGGGTAAAAAGTTCCCCCCGACGGAGAACTCCAAAGGTTATAAGGTTCTCCCTCCGTACATCAGAGTCATACAAGGAGACGGAGTTGACATCAACACACTGCAAGAG ATCGTCGAGGGTATGAAGCAGCACAGGTGGTCCATCGAgaacatctccttcggctccgGAGGGGCTCTGCTGCAGAAACTGACCAGAGATCTGCTCAACTGCTCCTTCAAATGCAGCTACGTGGTCACCAATGGACTCGGG GTGAACGTGTTCAAGGATCCAGTGGCAGACCCCAACAAGAGGTCAAAGAAAGGTCGTCTGTCTCTGCACCGGACGCAGAGCGGAGACTTTGTCACCATGGAGGAGGGCAAGGGCGACCTGGAGGAGTACGGCGTG GACCTGCTGCACACAGTCTTCCAGAACGGGAAAATTGTGAAGACGTACACATTCGATGAAGTCAGAGACAATGCTAAGCTCAAGGAGAAGGAGCTTGAAGAGCTGCTGTTCTGA